In one Myxococcota bacterium genomic region, the following are encoded:
- the rpmF gene encoding 50S ribosomal protein L32, with protein sequence MVGPKKKMSKSQSRMRRAHDALTPPARSTCPKCGAIKRPHRVCAECGHYRDRQIFQVEAEQEV encoded by the coding sequence ATGGTTGGTCCCAAGAAAAAGATGTCCAAGTCGCAGTCGCGAATGCGGCGCGCGCACGACGCGCTGACTCCGCCCGCCCGCTCGACTTGCCCGAAGTGCGGGGCCATCAAGCGCCCGCATCGGGTCTGCGCCGAGTGCGGTCACTATCGCGACCGGCAGATCTTCCAGGTCGAGGCGGAGCAGGAGGTGTAA
- the fabD gene encoding ACP S-malonyltransferase, whose amino-acid sequence MLAVVFPGQGSQAVGMATDFAERFPGARAALDEADAAFGGGLVDLIARGPESELARTEVTQPAVLAASIAIWRVVETRLPNPPLLFAGHSLGEYAAVVAAGGLPLADAVKLVRRRGALMQEAVPQGEGAMAAILGSDPETVARICRETPGVVAPANFNSPVQTVIAGRSAAVRAAGEALLKAGAKRVVPLEVSAPFHCELMTPAMEKLTPELGAAGFRELRTPVVSNVDAKPYTSVADARARLRAQVTAPVRWVECVQALIAAGAQLELEVGPGKVLSGLAAKIDRNLGRANVEKLADLEGAVARAAEVTA is encoded by the coding sequence ATGCTGGCAGTCGTCTTCCCCGGACAGGGCTCGCAGGCCGTCGGTATGGCGACGGACTTCGCGGAGCGCTTCCCCGGCGCGCGCGCGGCGCTCGACGAGGCCGACGCGGCGTTCGGCGGCGGGCTCGTCGACCTGATCGCGCGCGGACCCGAGTCGGAGCTCGCGCGCACGGAAGTGACTCAGCCGGCGGTGCTCGCGGCCTCGATCGCCATCTGGCGCGTGGTCGAGACACGCCTGCCCAACCCGCCGCTCCTGTTCGCGGGTCACAGCCTCGGTGAGTACGCGGCGGTGGTGGCTGCGGGCGGGCTGCCGCTGGCCGACGCCGTGAAGCTCGTGCGCCGGCGCGGCGCGCTGATGCAGGAGGCCGTGCCGCAGGGCGAGGGCGCGATGGCGGCCATCCTGGGCTCGGACCCCGAGACCGTGGCGCGCATCTGCCGAGAGACTCCCGGCGTCGTGGCGCCGGCGAACTTCAACTCACCCGTGCAGACCGTGATCGCGGGGCGCAGCGCGGCCGTGCGAGCGGCCGGCGAGGCGCTGCTCAAGGCCGGCGCCAAGCGCGTGGTGCCGCTCGAGGTGTCTGCCCCCTTCCACTGCGAGCTCATGACGCCCGCGATGGAGAAGCTCACGCCCGAGCTCGGCGCGGCGGGCTTCCGCGAGCTGCGTACGCCGGTGGTCTCGAACGTCGACGCCAAGCCCTACACGTCGGTCGCCGACGCGCGCGCGCGCCTGCGCGCGCAAGTGACTGCGCCGGTGCGCTGGGTCGAGTGCGTGCAGGCGCTGATCGCCGCGGGCGCGCAGCTCGAGCTCGAGGTCGGGCCCGGCAAGGTGCTGAGCGGCCTGGCGGCGAAGATCGACCGCAACCTGGGCCGCGCCAACGTGGAGAAGCTGGCCGACCTCGAGGGCGCGGTGGCGCGCGCCGCGGAGGTGACCGCATGA